The following coding sequences are from one Strix uralensis isolate ZFMK-TIS-50842 chromosome 6, bStrUra1, whole genome shotgun sequence window:
- the LOC141945052 gene encoding uncharacterized protein LOC141945052 — MYAGRKRKKPVPKSPKPPPPEGVKSNPSKRHRDRLNQELNKLTGLLPFPEDVRSRLDKLSILRLAVGYLKVKSYLMATATDVGDCVLDRPRAPGGNRQMDLQVNRELFPEGELLLQALNGFVIAVTGDGYIFYISPTVQDYLGFHQSDLIYQSVYELIHADDRAAFRCQLHQAPASGSPQHAASAFPTDQLLLDGCSTVSSPQHLLPEKPSFVERSFTCRFRCLLDNSSGFLALNFRGRLKFLLGQQKKASDRSPLALFAIATLLQPLSILELRTKTLIFQTKHKLDFTPMACDSRGKVVLGYTETELCRRGSGYQFVHAADMMHCAENHVRMMKTGESGLTVFRLLTKKGGWVWVQANAWLVYKAGKPDCIIAQQRALSNEEGEEHLRKRNLQLPFSFATGEAVLYENDLPGFLDSFQAKEELQTQANSHSKQCSVDPNSLLGAMMKQDASIYISHADNVPQFSLPDLITEPDGLSQNEEVSDAKEDSNSLLVIIETLFEKSGVDGNIRQTLQSLNVDNAELQRWEEALLTLDAEEEPPAQEVGERLGAEVTSSVEQMLLREDAGKSMDFLNCSASPCNEENSAAPHFQHCWATNSVFQAPPEPQAPDAQGQDAVVSLVSITSKVSSAQPEQQVSFNSAGLVEGTVLDVPVSSSKSSVALQLANPGQVLQGEVTTSAPIDNAIPNDQIQPGCKLVGSSCPPLLHSNTLVTQWHNVPVRANPANALGQSTSSGGCPSEAWMAIAPKQLEVGGRHVESQTLLAGSPESPPGAGLWLLPSQPAPCPARGLHESSFSGAGDLHHEEVALPAQASAPLGVSQLLGDGGFLEQPPIPHLEPGFSWEGEQAVLRGDKRSVQCQPWLLQTGAAPWRCGGAGAVQHSRLGSSTGPSTHWTDHVVLPECQYGNSLCRHESNFIRDASKLSLPQQLGTFPSPSESHPGVSRSSQGSVLRCSATLPAKVGAGALPSSEQGPGFFPSESFAGGQPLCACEVQLKVRCEGCRT; from the exons CCACAGCTACGGACGTTGGTGACTGCGTGCTGGATCGGCCCAGAGCCCCAGGAGGGAACAGACAGATGGACCTGCAGGTCAACAGAGAGCTGTTTCCTGAGGGGGAACTGCTGCTCCAG GCACTCAATGGATTTGTCATTGCGGTGACCGGAGATGGCTACATCTTCTACATCTCCCCTACTGTGCAGGACTATCTGGGCTTTCATCAG TCAGATCTCATCTACCAGAGCGTGTATGAGCTGATCCACGCGGATGACAGAGCCGCTTTCCGCTGCCAGCTGCACCAGGCCCCAGCATCTGGCAGCCCCCAGCACGCTGCCAGTG CCTTTCCGACTGACCAGCTGCTGCTGGATGGATGCAGCACCGTGTCCAGCCCACAGCACCTCCTCCCTGAGAAGCCCTCCTTCGTGGAGAGGAGCTTCACCTGCCGCTTCCGCTGCTTGTTGGATAACTCCTCAGGATTTCTG GCCTTGAATTTCCGCGGGCGCTTGAAATTCCTTCTCGGGCAGCAGAAGAAGGCATCGGACAGGTCCCCGCTAGCTCTCTTCGCCATCGCAACTCTCCTCCAGCCACTCTCCATCCTGGAGCTTCGGACCAAGACGCTAATCTTCCAGACAAAGCACAAGCTGGATTTCACTCCCATGGCCTGTGATTCCCG GGGGAAGGTTGTCCTGGGGTACACAGAAACGGAGCTGTGCAGGAGAGGGTCCGGGTACCAGTTTGTGCACGCGGCTGACATGATGCACTGCGCAGAGAACCATGTGAGAA tGATGAAGACGGGGGAGAGCGGGCTGACGGTTTTCCGGCTGCTGACCAAGAAGGGTGGCTGGGTGTGGGTGCAGGCCAACGCCTGGCTGGTGTACAAAGCGGGCAAGCCCGACTGCATCATTGCCCAGCAGCGAGCCCTATC GAATGAAGAAGGGGAGGAACATCTGCGGAAGAGAAACCTGCAGCTGCCTTTTAGCTTTGCCACAGGGGAAGCAGTTCTGTATGAGAATGATCTTCCTGGGTTCCTGGACTCCTTCCAGGCTAAGGAGGAGTTGCAGACACAAGCAAACTCCCATTCAAAGCAGTGCTCGGTAGACCCCAACTCTCTTCTTGGGGCCATGATGAAGCAAGATGCATCCATATACATCTCCCACGCTGATAATGTGCCTCAGTTCTCCTTGCCAGATCTCATCACTGAGCCTGATGGACTGAGCCAGAATGAGGAAGTCAGTGATGCTAAGGAGGACAGCAACTCCCTCCTGGTCATTATTGAAACCCTCTTTGAGAAGAGTGGGGTGGACGGAAACATCCGTCAGACCCTCCAGAGCCTCAATGTGGACAATGCAGAGCTGCAGCGGTGGGAGGAGGCTCTGCTCACCCTGGATGCAGAGGAGGAGCCGCCAGCTCAGGAGGTTGGCGAGAGGCTGGGTGCTGAGGTGACATCCTCTGTGGAGCAGATGCTCCTCAGGGAGGATGCTGGGAAGAGCATGGACTTCCTGAACTGCAGTGCATCACCCTGCAATGAAGAAAACAGTGCTGCGCCTCATTTCCAGCACTGCTGGGCAACTAATTCAGTGTTTCAAGCCCCACCAGAGCCCCAGGCACCTGATGCACAAGGCCAAGATGCTGTGGTTTCTCTAGTCTCCATTACATCCAAAGTCAGCTCTGCTCAACCAGAACAGCAGGTCTCGTTTAACTCGGCTGGGCTGGTGGAGGGGACTGTTCTGGATGTCCCGGTCTCCAGCAGCAAATCCTCCGTAGCACTTCAGCTGGCAAACCCAGGACAGGTGCTTCAAGGAGAAGTCACCACCTCTGCTCCCATAGATAACGCTATTCCTAATGATCAGATCCAGCCCGGGTGCAAGCTGGTGGGCTCAAGCTGCCCACCTCTGTTACACTCAAACACACTAGTGACTCAGTGGCACAATGTCCCGGTCCGGGCAAACCCAGCCAATGCTTTGGGGCAGAGCACTTCTTCTGGAGGTTGCCCATCAGAGGCTTGGATGGCCATAGCTCCGAAACAGCTGGAAGTGGGAGGAAGACATGTGGAGTCGCAAACTCTGCTGGCTGGCAGCCCCGAGAGCCCCCCGGGGGCTGGGCTGTGGTTGCTGCCCTCCCAACCTGCTCCTTGCCCTGCACGGGGCTTGCATGAGTCCTCGTTCTCTGGGGCTGGGGACCTCCATCATGAGGAGGTTGCTCTCCCTGCACAAGCATCAGCACCCTTAGGAGTCAGCCAGCTTCTAGGGGATGGTGGCTTCCTGGAGCAGCCACCGATACCCCACCTTGAGCCCGGCTTTTCCTGGGAAGGGGAGCAGGCAGTGCTCCGAGGGGACAAGCGGTCCGTGCAGTGCCAGCCGTGGCTCCTGCAGACTGGGGCAGCTCCTTGGAGATGCGGTGGGGCGGGTGCGGTGCAGCACAGCAGGCTGGGGTCCAGCACAGGTCCCAGCACCCACTGGACAGACCACGTTGTGCTGCCTGAGTGCCAGTATGGAAATAGCCTTTGTAGACACGAGAGCAACTTTATTAGGGATGCCTCCAAACTatcccttccccagcagctgggcACTTTCCCTTCTCCCAGCGAGAGCCACCCTGGAGTATCACGTTCCTCACAGGGCTCAGTTTTGAGGTGCTCAGCAACTCTCCCTGCAAAGGTGGGTGCAGGAGCACTGCCCTCCTCTGAGCAGGGCCCTGGCTTCTTCCCATCGGAGTCCTTTGCGGGTGGGCAGCCGCTCTGTGCCTGCGAGGTCCAGCTCAAGGTGAGGTGTGAGGGCTGCAGGACCTGA